One genomic segment of Longimicrobiaceae bacterium includes these proteins:
- a CDS encoding terminase gpA endonuclease subunit, with the protein MQTKPSARREWVKRRSALFRAALAPAPRLTVSEWADRYRHLSREASAEPGRWSTARAPYQRGILDAFSDPLIEKVVVMSSAQVGKTEIVNNVVGYFIDKDPAPILVLQPTQQMGEAWSKDRLAPMLRDTPRLRGKVKDPRARDSGNTLLHKALALDTPLPTPEGWTTVGEVRVGDTLFDERGQPCRVTDLTPVYLGRRCYRVRFSDGEEIVADAGHLWAVERWVVKKRPKPHQAIVRELLTTADMVGRVRSGKRFRFAVPTTEPLKLADARLPVPPYALGVWLGDGYSHRAAVVMEPADATEVLGHLRAEGLDATIRPVAGRGIVEILLEPLTRNTRRGADGRMIAAEDGVRGALRSMDLVSRAGSGRSKKVIPPAYLRASEGQRWDLLQGLMDAGGSVTPQGWCRFVTVLPALADGVCELLSSLGIKWSRTDTPAGGIVLGFQSPSQPVFRLARKRERQRIPTTNATRRRIVAIEPERSVPVRCITVDSPEHLFLAGRRMVPTHNSFPGGHITISGANSAASLASRPIRVVLCDEVDRYPASAGTEGDPVALATKRTATFWNRKIGEFSTPTVKNFSRIEQSYEQSDRRRYHVPCPHCEHMQVLEWHNLKWENGDPETASYMCEACGVLIEEQHKGRMLAEGVWVAENPGHRTAGFHLNSLYSPWARWSELVREFLEAKGNPERLKVFVNTVLGQTWEEEGERVNAESLSGRREKYRAVVPDGVGLLVAAVDVQGDRLEVKVKGYGAGEESWVIHHEQLWGDPGRDEVWQMLENVRTRAWE; encoded by the coding sequence ATGCAGACGAAGCCGAGCGCGCGGCGTGAGTGGGTAAAGCGCCGGTCGGCCCTATTCCGGGCCGCGTTGGCGCCAGCGCCGCGACTGACTGTGTCCGAGTGGGCTGATCGCTATCGGCATCTGTCCCGAGAGGCGTCAGCCGAGCCGGGGAGGTGGAGTACCGCGCGCGCGCCGTACCAGCGCGGGATCTTGGATGCGTTCTCCGACCCCCTGATTGAAAAGGTGGTCGTGATGAGCTCGGCACAGGTGGGGAAGACCGAAATCGTCAACAACGTGGTTGGCTACTTTATCGACAAGGACCCCGCGCCCATTCTCGTCCTCCAGCCGACGCAGCAGATGGGGGAGGCGTGGTCAAAGGACCGGCTGGCCCCGATGCTCCGCGACACGCCGCGACTGCGGGGGAAGGTGAAGGACCCAAGGGCGCGCGATTCGGGGAATACCTTGCTGCACAAGGCTCTCGCACTGGACACGCCGCTGCCCACGCCAGAGGGCTGGACGACCGTGGGTGAGGTGCGGGTGGGTGACACGCTGTTTGACGAGCGGGGTCAGCCGTGCCGCGTCACCGACCTGACGCCGGTCTACCTGGGCCGGAGGTGTTATCGGGTGCGCTTCTCGGATGGTGAGGAGATCGTCGCGGACGCCGGGCACTTGTGGGCCGTGGAGCGATGGGTGGTGAAGAAGCGCCCGAAGCCGCACCAAGCCATTGTGCGCGAGTTGCTGACCACGGCCGACATGGTGGGGAGGGTCAGATCCGGAAAGCGGTTCCGGTTCGCGGTCCCGACTACTGAGCCGCTGAAGCTGGCGGACGCCCGTCTTCCGGTGCCGCCGTATGCCCTCGGGGTCTGGTTGGGGGATGGGTACTCTCACCGAGCGGCCGTGGTGATGGAACCCGCGGACGCAACGGAAGTACTCGGCCACCTTCGCGCGGAAGGGTTGGATGCCACGATCCGACCCGTTGCTGGCCGGGGAATCGTGGAAATCCTCCTTGAACCGCTCACCCGCAACACGCGGCGTGGGGCAGATGGGCGGATGATCGCAGCGGAGGACGGGGTGCGCGGCGCGCTCCGCTCAATGGACTTGGTGTCGCGCGCTGGTAGTGGTCGGAGCAAGAAGGTGATCCCGCCTGCGTACCTGCGCGCGAGCGAGGGGCAGAGATGGGACTTGTTGCAGGGGTTGATGGACGCGGGCGGAAGCGTGACGCCCCAGGGCTGGTGTCGGTTCGTCACCGTGCTTCCCGCTCTAGCTGATGGTGTGTGTGAGCTTCTGTCGTCGCTTGGGATCAAGTGGAGCCGCACAGACACGCCAGCGGGCGGGATTGTCCTGGGCTTCCAGTCGCCCTCGCAGCCGGTGTTCCGCCTCGCGCGCAAGCGAGAGCGCCAGCGCATACCGACGACCAACGCCACTCGGCGCCGAATCGTCGCGATTGAGCCAGAGCGGTCCGTTCCGGTGCGTTGCATCACTGTGGATAGTCCGGAGCACCTGTTCCTTGCCGGACGGCGCATGGTGCCGACTCACAACTCATTCCCCGGCGGTCACATTACCATCTCGGGCGCCAATTCGGCGGCGTCTCTCGCCTCCCGCCCGATCCGCGTCGTGCTCTGCGACGAGGTGGACCGATACCCGGCCAGCGCGGGCACCGAAGGCGATCCGGTGGCGCTTGCAACGAAGCGTACAGCCACGTTCTGGAACCGGAAGATTGGCGAATTCTCTACGCCGACAGTCAAGAACTTCTCGCGGATCGAGCAGAGTTACGAGCAGTCCGACCGCCGCCGCTATCACGTTCCCTGCCCCCATTGCGAGCACATGCAGGTGCTGGAGTGGCACAACCTCAAATGGGAGAACGGCGACCCGGAGACGGCCTCCTACATGTGCGAGGCGTGTGGCGTTCTGATCGAGGAGCAGCACAAGGGGAGGATGCTGGCAGAGGGCGTCTGGGTCGCCGAGAACCCCGGCCACCGCACCGCGGGATTCCACCTAAATTCGCTCTACTCTCCGTGGGCGCGCTGGTCGGAGCTGGTGCGCGAGTTTCTGGAGGCGAAGGGCAACCCCGAGCGGCTTAAGGTATTCGTCAACACGGTGCTCGGTCAGACCTGGGAGGAAGAGGGTGAGCGCGTGAACGCCGAATCCCTCTCCGGCCGCCGCGAGAAGTACCGGGCCGTGGTGCCCGATGGTGTGGGCCTACTGGTCGCCGCCGTGGACGTCCAAGGAGACCGGCTCGAGGTAAAGGTGAAGGGCTACGGCGCGGGCGAAGAATCCTGGGTGATCCACCACGAGCAGTTGTGGGGCGACCCTGGCCGCGACGAGGTGTGGCAGATGCTGGAAAACGTCCGCACGCGGGCATGGGAG